The following are encoded together in the Natronincola ferrireducens genome:
- the pglX gene encoding BREX-1 system adenine-specific DNA-methyltransferase PglX: protein MDKNVLKSFAIRGRQKMINGIMKRAQQLGVTKDEIKKMKLSENGFILDEKDNNIVLKQYQFKQRQQLVGRIKEKGFEEVIEEAAYIWFNGLIALRFMEVKGYLPTGVRVLSSIEEGKKEPDIIRAALHIDLDLNREIVTSLIKEKDIEDLYRYLLVRQCNQLGKIIPTIFQRIRGYIELLLPDDLLARGSIIDDLVFSVKEEAFREGIEVIGWLYQYYISQEKDEVFAGVNKNQKIMKENIPAATQIFTPKWIVQYMVENSLGKLWRDINPDTKLISKWRYYLDEGHQGIEVKQQRYAPGNKKLTPEDIKLLDPAMGSGHILVYAFDLLYDIYLEAGYREEDISKLILEKNLYGLDIDDKVTPLTSFALMMQARSKTPDIFDKKVSLNIYAIQESIDISQEAMDFFIAPQKDLKDEVQYLMDIFQNAKEYGAMLEVKKINFDAIEGRIEEIREADIEDLFMLEYREAILKTIPPLVKQGRLMSDKYDVVVANPPYGGLRKLNPNLKRFLEDNYKDYKYDLFSVFIIRNLSFTKEYGYTGFMTPNVWQFINSYEKLRRVIMNNYQLDSLIQLEDEGFQDASVSISTFIINKCPLFKKAIFIKLQARGDVQAQRAEEAIKSKDGNKYVVEPTIFNDIPNHKIAFWISSSTLDTFKRGEKLETIGKPRQGMATSDNNRFLKYWYEVSFPTIKFGATSSNDTAGYKWIPYNKGGGHRKWYGNNDMVINWEKNGYEVKKYAAQLYGNYSRTIKNEGLYFKEGITYTFIGKDMAPRLSPKGFIFDVAGSMIFVEEEWIFYILALISTNLSRHYMDILNPTINIQVGDIKNIPVIKTEDRKTLEKINRLALENIDIAKKHWDSFETSWDFEKHPFLIHRHNTCYIKEAYNQWESFTENQFNRLKANEEVLNKMFIEIYGLQDVLTPEVEEKEITIKKANRERDIKSLISYAVGCMFGRYSLDADGLVYGGGDFNINQYKSLQASKNNIVPIVENESFEGDITNRFEAFLIATFGQEAIEGNLTYIAETLGMKSNETSRQTIKRYFQKYFYKDHIKTYNKRPIYWLFNSKDTCDFKVLTYIHRHNELMMSIENRELRIDIDDGILTNYRGLQGKEVNLGQGKYLLAAIE, encoded by the coding sequence ATGGACAAAAACGTCTTAAAAAGCTTTGCCATAAGAGGAAGACAAAAAATGATAAATGGTATTATGAAAAGGGCCCAGCAGTTAGGGGTTACAAAAGATGAGATAAAAAAAATGAAACTTTCTGAAAATGGATTTATATTAGACGAAAAAGATAATAATATAGTTTTAAAACAATATCAATTTAAACAACGGCAACAACTAGTAGGGAGAATTAAGGAAAAGGGCTTTGAGGAAGTGATAGAAGAGGCGGCCTATATTTGGTTCAATGGCTTAATAGCTTTAAGGTTTATGGAGGTTAAAGGATACCTTCCTACAGGTGTGAGGGTGTTGTCTTCTATAGAAGAAGGTAAAAAAGAGCCGGATATTATTAGAGCGGCATTACATATTGATTTGGATTTAAATAGAGAAATAGTAACTAGCTTAATAAAAGAAAAGGACATTGAAGATCTATATAGGTATCTGTTAGTAAGGCAGTGTAATCAGTTAGGAAAAATCATACCAACTATATTTCAAAGGATAAGAGGGTATATAGAGCTTTTATTACCCGATGATTTACTTGCGAGGGGATCAATTATTGATGATCTAGTCTTTTCTGTTAAAGAAGAAGCCTTTAGAGAAGGGATTGAAGTTATTGGCTGGCTTTATCAATATTATATTTCTCAGGAAAAGGATGAGGTGTTTGCAGGAGTAAATAAAAATCAAAAAATTATGAAAGAAAACATTCCTGCTGCTACACAAATTTTTACACCAAAATGGATTGTACAATATATGGTGGAAAATTCCCTAGGAAAGCTTTGGAGGGATATTAATCCTGATACAAAGCTGATATCTAAGTGGAGGTATTATTTAGATGAAGGTCACCAGGGGATAGAAGTAAAACAACAACGATATGCTCCTGGTAATAAAAAATTAACCCCTGAGGACATAAAGTTACTAGATCCAGCAATGGGCTCTGGACATATACTGGTTTATGCATTTGACCTCCTCTACGACATCTACTTAGAAGCAGGGTATAGGGAAGAAGATATATCAAAGCTAATTTTAGAAAAAAACCTCTATGGATTAGATATTGATGATAAAGTAACTCCATTGACCTCTTTTGCTTTAATGATGCAGGCAAGAAGCAAAACCCCTGATATATTTGATAAAAAAGTATCGTTAAATATTTACGCTATACAGGAAAGTATCGACATTTCTCAAGAAGCAATGGATTTCTTTATAGCTCCACAAAAGGACTTGAAAGATGAAGTACAGTATCTAATGGACATATTTCAAAATGCTAAAGAATATGGTGCTATGCTAGAGGTAAAAAAGATAAATTTTGATGCAATTGAGGGAAGAATAGAAGAAATTCGAGAAGCTGACATAGAAGACCTTTTTATGCTGGAGTACAGAGAAGCTATATTAAAAACAATACCTCCATTAGTGAAACAAGGAAGGCTGATGAGTGACAAGTATGATGTGGTAGTGGCTAATCCCCCCTATGGAGGTTTAAGAAAATTAAATCCTAATCTTAAAAGGTTCCTAGAAGATAATTATAAGGATTATAAATATGATCTATTTTCGGTATTTATCATCAGAAACCTTAGCTTTACTAAAGAATATGGTTATACAGGTTTTATGACACCAAATGTATGGCAGTTTATTAATTCCTATGAAAAACTTAGAAGGGTGATAATGAATAACTATCAGTTGGATAGTTTGATTCAATTAGAGGATGAAGGCTTTCAAGATGCATCTGTATCCATAAGCACCTTTATTATCAACAAGTGTCCTTTGTTTAAAAAGGCTATTTTTATTAAGCTACAGGCCAGGGGAGATGTTCAAGCCCAAAGGGCTGAAGAGGCTATTAAAAGTAAGGATGGAAATAAATATGTGGTAGAGCCAACTATTTTTAACGATATACCCAATCACAAAATAGCTTTTTGGATATCCTCCAGTACCCTTGATACCTTTAAAAGGGGAGAGAAACTTGAGACTATTGGCAAGCCTCGACAAGGCATGGCTACTTCGGATAATAATAGATTTTTAAAATACTGGTACGAAGTAAGTTTTCCTACTATTAAATTTGGTGCCACAAGCTCAAATGATACAGCAGGCTATAAGTGGATTCCCTATAACAAGGGGGGCGGCCATAGAAAATGGTATGGTAACAATGACATGGTTATCAATTGGGAGAAAAATGGTTATGAAGTAAAAAAATATGCAGCACAGCTTTATGGTAACTATTCCCGAACCATTAAAAATGAAGGCTTATATTTTAAAGAAGGAATAACCTATACCTTCATAGGAAAAGATATGGCACCTAGGCTTTCTCCGAAGGGGTTTATTTTTGATGTAGCTGGATCTATGATATTTGTAGAGGAAGAATGGATTTTTTATATTTTAGCTTTAATTTCAACAAATTTATCTAGACACTATATGGATATTTTAAATCCAACCATTAACATTCAAGTGGGAGATATTAAAAATATCCCCGTTATTAAAACCGAAGATAGAAAAACTTTAGAAAAAATTAATCGATTAGCATTAGAGAATATTGATATAGCTAAAAAACACTGGGATTCCTTTGAAACCTCTTGGGATTTTGAAAAACATCCTTTTTTAATTCACCGGCACAATACATGTTATATTAAAGAGGCCTACAACCAATGGGAAAGCTTTACAGAAAACCAGTTTAATCGATTGAAGGCTAATGAAGAAGTCTTAAATAAAATGTTTATTGAAATATATGGTTTACAGGATGTATTAACTCCAGAGGTAGAGGAGAAGGAAATAACCATAAAAAAAGCTAATAGAGAGAGGGATATAAAATCCCTTATCTCCTATGCTGTAGGATGCATGTTTGGTCGATATTCTTTGGATGCAGATGGATTAGTTTATGGTGGCGGAGATTTTAACATCAATCAATATAAATCCCTTCAGGCCAGTAAAAATAATATAGTTCCTATTGTGGAGAATGAAAGCTTTGAAGGAGACATTACAAATAGATTTGAAGCTTTTCTAATAGCAACCTTTGGACAAGAGGCTATAGAGGGTAATCTAACCTATATTGCTGAGACTTTAGGAATGAAGTCCAATGAAACATCTCGACAGACCATTAAAAGATACTTTCAAAAATACTTTTATAAAGATCATATAAAAACCTATAATAAAAGACCTATATATTGGCTATTCAACAGTAAAGATACTTGTGACTTTAAAGTCTTGACTTATATCCATAGACATAATGAATTAATGATGAGTATAGAAAATAGGGAGCTAAGAATAGATATAGATGATGGGATTCTAACAAATTATAGGGGGCTTCAAGGCAAAGAAGTAAACTTGGGACAAGGAAAATATTTGCTGGCAGCTATTGAATAA
- a CDS encoding ribonuclease HI family protein yields the protein MEVIIYTDGGSRGNPGEAGIGIVIEDAEGNSIKEISQYIGTQTNNVAEYKALSRALEVAVDMGATNVTCYLDSELVTKQIKGEYKVKNERMIPMYNMVMPLVNKFDKFHIEHIRREKNKKADALANRAMDEK from the coding sequence ATGGAGGTAATTATTTATACAGATGGAGGCTCTAGGGGCAACCCTGGGGAAGCAGGAATAGGTATTGTTATAGAGGATGCTGAAGGCAATAGCATTAAAGAAATTAGCCAATATATAGGGACTCAAACTAACAATGTGGCTGAATATAAAGCATTGAGCAGGGCTTTAGAGGTGGCGGTGGACATGGGAGCAACAAATGTTACATGCTACTTAGACAGCGAACTGGTAACTAAACAGATTAAAGGAGAATATAAGGTAAAGAATGAAAGAATGATTCCCATGTACAATATGGTGATGCCATTAGTAAATAAATTTGATAAATTTCATATAGAACATATTAGAAGAGAAAAAAATAAAAAGGCAGATGCATTAGCAAATAGAGCAATGGACGAAAAGTAA
- a CDS encoding YkuS family protein, which produces MKNKLIAIQEGLHGATEILKEKGYRITTIDKAKDPIDVIVYSSSNNNYLAHNMTGEISIPSYNQFVKMINLDEIGIENLITTIEELE; this is translated from the coding sequence ATGAAAAATAAACTGATAGCAATTCAGGAAGGACTACATGGGGCCACTGAAATTTTAAAAGAAAAGGGATATAGGATTACCACAATAGACAAAGCAAAAGACCCTATTGATGTAATTGTATACTCTAGTAGTAACAATAATTATCTAGCCCACAATATGACAGGAGAAATAAGTATACCCTCCTACAATCAATTTGTAAAAATGATTAACCTTGATGAAATTGGAATAGAAAATTTAATTACTACTATAGAAGAATTAGAATAA
- a CDS encoding ATP-dependent helicase has translation MFEIQLNEQQKNASLHKDGPAIVLAVAGAGKTTTLCTRIANLIINYNVNPKKIKTMTFSRAAARDMKERFIKLFGGQIPNIHDVEFSTIHSFAYSVIRYYYRQKDLPLIIIEDEKEETNKYRILKDIFKETNKEYITEEQLEELLANITYIKNMMLKPKEIEELKNSIKNFSLIFEAYEKIKRENHYIDYDDMLTVAYHILLKEPQLLRGLQNKYDYWQVDEFQDTSRIQYEILKLLVKPNNNLFCVGDDDQTLYSWRGSYPKILLEFPKEFRGAQVYFMEENFRSTQDIINLSNRVISLNKQRYKKNIFTKKDKGLPVFIEEFNNEKTQIETIIQEIKAKSPSNEVAILFRNNFSALPFIDSFHEMNIPFYVREHKMSFFKHWIVKDIIAFIKFTYRPCSLELFNNIYYKLNAYLSKQSIGYVAQQLKEMDAKERENINIFDLLLTYPALKEYQKNRIIRLKYEFDVFKKENTSNFMEFIRRRLSYDEYLKNQDLTSEEVVNNTMGVLEHLARNVTTGLQFIDKVEALRLFTEKASHNKIKTIVLSTIHAAKGLEFDDVYIIDVIEDVLPSASSLNLLQKNQDVSELEEERRIFYVALTRARSQLKICTVKKRFNNSVEESMFIKEVKKFLNITSPKTRPIPKSQKHKVNPRELDISIYKKGTYLTHKFFGKGYISMVNQGIATVDFKSFGVKKIDIKTCMEYKLLS, from the coding sequence ATGTTTGAAATTCAATTGAATGAACAGCAAAAAAACGCATCTTTACATAAGGATGGGCCAGCCATTGTTCTAGCTGTTGCCGGAGCAGGAAAAACCACCACTTTGTGTACTAGGATAGCTAATCTTATTATCAACTATAATGTAAATCCTAAAAAAATAAAAACAATGACCTTTTCACGGGCTGCTGCAAGGGATATGAAGGAAAGATTTATTAAATTGTTTGGGGGACAAATACCCAATATACATGATGTTGAATTTAGCACAATACACTCCTTTGCCTATTCTGTGATAAGGTACTATTATAGACAAAAAGACTTGCCTCTAATTATCATAGAGGATGAAAAGGAAGAAACCAATAAATACCGTATACTCAAGGATATCTTTAAAGAGACAAATAAGGAATATATAACCGAAGAACAGTTAGAGGAGCTTTTGGCCAATATAACCTATATAAAAAATATGATGTTAAAACCAAAGGAAATAGAAGAACTTAAAAATAGCATAAAAAATTTCAGTCTTATATTTGAAGCCTATGAGAAAATAAAAAGGGAAAATCATTATATAGATTATGATGATATGTTGACGGTGGCCTATCATATCCTCCTGAAGGAGCCCCAACTTTTAAGAGGACTGCAAAACAAATATGATTATTGGCAGGTTGATGAATTTCAAGATACCAGCAGGATACAATATGAAATACTTAAATTACTGGTAAAACCTAATAATAATCTGTTTTGCGTAGGAGATGATGATCAAACCCTGTATTCATGGAGGGGAAGCTATCCCAAAATATTATTGGAGTTTCCTAAGGAATTTAGGGGTGCTCAGGTATATTTTATGGAAGAAAACTTTAGGAGTACACAGGACATCATTAACCTGAGTAATAGGGTGATCTCTTTAAATAAGCAACGATATAAGAAAAATATTTTTACTAAAAAGGATAAAGGTTTACCGGTTTTCATTGAGGAATTTAATAATGAAAAAACTCAAATAGAGACAATTATACAAGAAATTAAGGCAAAGAGTCCATCCAATGAAGTGGCGATTTTATTCCGTAATAATTTCTCCGCCCTTCCCTTTATAGATAGTTTTCATGAAATGAACATTCCCTTTTATGTAAGAGAACACAAAATGTCTTTTTTCAAACACTGGATTGTAAAGGATATTATAGCTTTTATTAAATTTACCTATAGGCCCTGTAGCCTGGAGCTGTTCAATAATATTTATTATAAGTTAAACGCTTATCTATCAAAGCAATCAATTGGGTATGTTGCACAGCAATTAAAGGAAATGGATGCCAAAGAAAGAGAAAATATAAATATTTTTGACCTGTTACTTACCTATCCAGCCCTTAAGGAATACCAAAAGAATAGAATAATTCGGTTGAAATATGAATTTGACGTTTTTAAAAAAGAAAACACTAGTAACTTTATGGAGTTTATTAGAAGACGTTTAAGCTATGATGAATATTTAAAAAATCAAGATCTAACCTCTGAAGAAGTAGTAAATAATACTATGGGAGTTTTAGAACACTTAGCTAGAAATGTGACAACAGGATTACAATTTATCGATAAAGTAGAAGCATTAAGGCTTTTTACTGAAAAGGCAAGCCATAATAAAATCAAGACTATAGTTTTATCTACTATCCATGCTGCAAAAGGCTTAGAATTTGATGATGTTTATATTATTGATGTAATAGAGGATGTTTTACCTAGTGCTTCAAGTTTAAATCTATTACAAAAAAATCAAGATGTCTCTGAGCTTGAGGAAGAAAGACGAATTTTTTATGTGGCATTAACTAGGGCTAGGAGTCAGTTGAAAATATGCACAGTGAAAAAAAGGTTCAACAATAGCGTAGAGGAGTCTATGTTTATTAAAGAAGTTAAAAAATTCCTTAACATCACTTCACCCAAAACAAGGCCAATACCAAAATCCCAAAAACATAAAGTAAACCCCAGGGAATTAGATATAAGTATTTATAAAAAAGGTACATATCTAACCCATAAATTTTTTGGTAAAGGTTATATATCAATGGTAAATCAGGGGATTGCAACAGTTGACTTTAAGAGTTTTGGTGTTAAAAAAATAGATATAAAAACCTGTATGGAATATAAGCTATTGAGTTAA
- a CDS encoding PH domain-containing protein codes for MKIKKIIAILLITLLFLIGCASDSSPEANDFLDTNETDEEINYTAIEVNQFTDSQQLKERLIESIAIELKNTENITIGMLQEREQILNLVENLFTYTVKEEYTVTEQTDIVGPINFYFSDGNDIYGLMNNKYIYIEGYYFTIDTKTSQQLQNFFRANIAPAPVPGE; via the coding sequence ATGAAGATAAAAAAGATAATAGCTATACTACTAATAACCCTACTCTTTTTAATTGGCTGTGCTTCAGATTCATCACCGGAAGCAAATGATTTTTTAGACACTAACGAAACAGATGAAGAAATAAACTATACAGCTATAGAAGTCAACCAATTTACAGACAGTCAACAGCTAAAAGAAAGACTGATAGAGTCAATTGCAATAGAATTGAAGAATACAGAAAACATCACCATAGGTATGCTACAGGAAAGAGAGCAAATATTGAATCTAGTAGAAAACTTATTTACTTATACTGTAAAAGAAGAGTATACTGTTACTGAACAGACGGATATTGTAGGTCCTATTAATTTCTATTTCTCTGATGGCAATGATATTTATGGTTTGATGAACAATAAGTATATTTACATAGAAGGTTATTATTTTACCATTGATACTAAAACATCTCAACAATTACAAAACTTTTTTAGGGCTAATATAGCTCCAGCGCCTGTTCCAGGAGAATAA
- the hpt gene encoding hypoxanthine phosphoribosyltransferase, with the protein MDIEEILYTKEQISCKVKELGQQITRDYNGEEVIVIGVLKGANIFLGDLIREINLPLYIDFMAVSSYGYSTQTSGVVKILKDLDLEVENKHVLIIEDIVDTGLTLKYLTENLRSRKLASLKICTLLDKPSRRKCDLYLDYVGFDIPDEFIVGYGIDYAEKYRNLPFIATLKPEVYESLS; encoded by the coding sequence ATGGACATTGAAGAAATTTTATATACAAAAGAACAAATAAGCTGCAAGGTAAAGGAACTAGGTCAACAAATCACAAGAGATTACAATGGAGAAGAAGTCATTGTTATTGGCGTTTTAAAAGGTGCAAACATCTTTCTAGGAGATTTGATAAGAGAGATTAACTTACCCTTGTACATTGATTTTATGGCGGTATCCAGTTACGGTTATTCAACACAAACATCAGGGGTAGTAAAAATATTAAAGGATCTAGATCTAGAAGTTGAAAACAAGCATGTATTGATTATTGAAGATATTGTAGATACTGGATTGACTTTAAAATATTTAACAGAAAATTTGAGGTCTAGAAAGTTAGCAAGCTTAAAAATATGTACTTTGTTAGATAAACCATCTAGAAGAAAATGTGATTTGTATTTAGATTATGTTGGTTTTGATATACCAGATGAATTTATCGTGGGATATGGAATTGACTATGCAGAAAAATACAGAAATCTTCCATTTATTGCTACACTAAAACCAGAAGTTTATGAATCTCTTTCATAA
- a CDS encoding NUDIX hydrolase yields MNYKQIINSFHNKKKSTSNPLLKSSVLVPLVEIKDDLHVLFQVRSHQLNTQPGEICFPGGKVENNETLQQSAIRETIEELNILPKNIEIIGKLDPIVTTFNMIIYPFCGFLHNIKVEAIDFNRVEVDSIFTVPLKELMLQQPLAHKLKVNTAPDKNFPFHLIHKGKEYNWRTSDYHVYFYQYQDYVIWGITAKILKNFLEIIKC; encoded by the coding sequence ATGAACTATAAGCAAATAATAAATTCATTTCATAATAAGAAAAAATCAACTTCTAATCCCCTATTAAAATCATCCGTGTTAGTTCCTCTTGTAGAAATAAAAGATGATTTGCACGTGTTGTTTCAGGTTCGCTCTCATCAGCTGAATACGCAACCAGGAGAAATCTGCTTTCCAGGGGGCAAGGTTGAAAACAATGAGACTCTTCAACAATCAGCAATAAGGGAAACCATTGAAGAACTAAATATTTTACCTAAAAATATAGAGATCATCGGAAAATTAGACCCTATTGTCACGACCTTTAATATGATTATTTATCCTTTTTGTGGATTCCTTCATAATATTAAAGTTGAAGCCATTGACTTTAATAGGGTGGAGGTGGATTCTATCTTTACTGTTCCTTTAAAGGAACTAATGCTACAACAGCCTTTAGCCCATAAATTAAAGGTAAATACAGCACCAGATAAAAACTTTCCCTTTCATCTCATCCATAAAGGAAAAGAGTATAATTGGAGGACAAGTGATTACCACGTCTATTTTTATCAGTATCAAGACTATGTTATTTGGGGCATCACAGCAAAAATCCTTAAGAATTTTTTAGAGATTATTAAGTGCTAA
- a CDS encoding dUTP diphosphatase encodes MDLQHLFKIQSIIENSIMQISDIKEDALGKENVFDLRFLALQIKTGEIANLTKCYKYSKEQESIPKDKLFVRYLDAMKFLLSIGNVHEFNIIDKYAIEALEREENIIKLFSSIYDGISNLKEEILQNNYIGALSIYTKLFAKYVNLGEVLGLSFDEVYAYYTKNYMAS; translated from the coding sequence ATGGACTTACAGCATTTATTTAAAATACAAAGCATTATAGAAAATAGTATCATGCAAATAAGTGATATAAAAGAGGACGCGTTGGGCAAGGAAAATGTTTTTGACTTAAGATTTTTAGCCTTGCAAATAAAAACAGGAGAGATAGCAAACTTAACTAAGTGCTATAAATATTCTAAAGAACAAGAGAGTATTCCTAAAGATAAATTGTTTGTTAGGTATCTTGACGCCATGAAATTTTTATTATCTATAGGCAATGTTCATGAATTTAATATTATTGATAAATATGCCATTGAAGCTTTAGAAAGGGAAGAAAATATTATAAAATTATTCTCATCTATTTATGATGGTATAAGCAATCTCAAGGAAGAAATCCTTCAAAACAACTATATTGGTGCTTTGTCTATCTATACAAAGCTATTTGCAAAATATGTAAATTTAGGGGAAGTTCTTGGATTAAGCTTCGATGAAGTGTATGCTTATTATACAAAGAATTATATGGCCTCTTAA
- a CDS encoding restriction endonuclease yields MKKIGFLWIDLREKYKNYKKDRSNSRRFKTFYSTTKEDKRSDLAKVIDYVLWRIFIFFSILLIIYFIKTNLYRATMIAIVGLSIYHIISIKIRNDKIIDFKNDKRKTVATQRIYKEILNKTVEEMREYIIDIFSKRGFTKIQYVNNDHKSILMKANYNQSKIMICCYMYKNDFDVELKELKEFLCQLTQHDIKKGVFITTSDFTQDCYNYLDKLNESYRMILINKDKLLNVIQLNDMFPTEEEIDEIIENQISKRNRNWTKYKSEAFSTKKIKGYLLLSIYLTITAFYIPYTVYYMIMASICLFLALITIIFYFRDKNHQEEDWKKTEDIFQGL; encoded by the coding sequence ATGAAAAAAATAGGATTCCTATGGATAGACTTAAGGGAGAAATACAAAAATTATAAGAAGGATAGATCCAATAGTAGAAGATTTAAAACCTTTTATAGTACTACAAAAGAAGACAAAAGAAGTGATTTAGCTAAAGTGATTGATTATGTTTTGTGGAGAATTTTTATTTTTTTTAGCATATTATTGATAATATACTTTATAAAAACAAACTTATACAGAGCTACTATGATAGCAATAGTAGGCCTAAGTATATATCATATCATTTCTATAAAAATCCGAAATGATAAAATAATAGATTTTAAAAATGACAAGCGAAAAACTGTAGCAACCCAAAGAATTTATAAAGAAATCCTAAACAAAACAGTAGAAGAGATGAGAGAGTATATTATAGATATATTTTCTAAAAGGGGCTTTACGAAAATACAGTATGTCAATAATGATCATAAGTCTATTTTGATGAAGGCAAATTATAACCAAAGCAAGATAATGATTTGTTGTTATATGTACAAAAATGATTTTGATGTTGAATTAAAGGAATTGAAGGAATTTTTATGTCAATTAACCCAACATGATATAAAAAAAGGTGTATTTATTACAACATCGGATTTCACTCAAGATTGCTATAATTACTTAGATAAATTAAACGAAAGCTATAGGATGATTCTAATAAACAAGGATAAACTACTAAATGTTATTCAGTTAAATGATATGTTCCCTACTGAAGAAGAAATCGATGAAATAATAGAAAATCAAATTAGTAAAAGAAATAGGAATTGGACAAAATACAAGTCAGAGGCATTTTCAACTAAAAAAATAAAAGGGTACCTTTTGTTAAGTATTTATCTTACTATTACAGCCTTTTATATACCTTATACAGTTTATTATATGATAATGGCTAGTATATGCCTATTTTTAGCACTAATCACCATAATTTTCTATTTTAGAGATAAAAATCATCAAGAAGAAGATTGGAAAAAAACAGAAGATATTTTTCAAGGCTTGTAG
- a CDS encoding MaoC family dehydratase, whose amino-acid sequence MIGKNITQINLGDKASFEKTITETDVYLYAGITGDLNPAHINQVAAEKSMFKGRIAHGMLTAGLISTVLGMYLPGPGTIYLGQELKFLAPVKFGDTIKVEAEVIEKKEEKNRIKLKTICTNQDGVIVLQGIATVMPPK is encoded by the coding sequence ATGATTGGAAAAAATATAACACAAATAAATCTTGGTGACAAAGCAAGCTTTGAAAAAACCATTACTGAAACAGATGTATATCTATATGCAGGTATTACAGGGGACTTAAATCCTGCCCATATTAATCAGGTGGCGGCAGAAAAATCTATGTTTAAAGGAAGAATAGCCCATGGCATGTTAACAGCTGGATTAATTTCTACTGTTTTAGGCATGTATTTACCAGGACCTGGAACCATTTACCTAGGGCAGGAATTAAAATTTTTAGCCCCTGTCAAATTTGGTGATACTATTAAAGTAGAGGCTGAAGTAATAGAGAAAAAAGAAGAAAAAAACCGTATCAAGCTTAAGACCATTTGTACAAATCAAGATGGGGTTATAGTGTTACAAGGGATTGCTACAGTTATGCCTCCTAAATAA
- a CDS encoding cob(I)yrinic acid a,c-diamide adenosyltransferase: protein MKIYTKTGDRGETSLYDGKRVSKDDIRVESYGTIDELNSTLGLARNFVKDEKIVGIIYRIQRELFDVAGELATQDREKFPEKIETQHVEFLEEVIDTYISKIEEVNAFIIPGTSKASAGLHVARTVCRRAERRILTLSREEHVNPILMKYVNRLSDAIYTIARYLEGELKYITFNKQ from the coding sequence ATGAAGATTTATACTAAAACCGGTGATAGAGGAGAAACAAGTTTATATGATGGAAAAAGGGTATCAAAGGACGATATTCGAGTAGAAAGCTATGGTACAATAGATGAACTGAATTCTACCCTAGGTTTAGCTAGAAATTTTGTGAAGGATGAAAAAATTGTTGGTATTATTTATAGAATACAAAGGGAATTATTTGATGTAGCTGGAGAGTTAGCTACTCAGGATAGAGAAAAGTTTCCTGAAAAGATTGAAACCCAGCATGTAGAATTTTTAGAGGAAGTCATAGATACATATATATCTAAAATAGAAGAAGTAAATGCATTTATAATTCCAGGAACCAGTAAAGCTTCTGCAGGCCTACATGTAGCTAGAACTGTATGCAGAAGAGCAGAAAGAAGAATTTTAACTTTAAGCAGGGAGGAACATGTTAACCCAATACTTATGAAATATGTTAATCGTTTATCCGATGCTATTTATACAATTGCCAGATATTTAGAAGGTGAACTAAAATATATAACTTTTAACAAACAATAG